The nucleotide sequence CCCATGAGCCCCGCCTTCGACGCCGGTCGCCTCGCCCACACGGACGTCCTCATTCTGCAGCAGGTGACGAGCTTCCTGTCCAACGACATCCAGGTGACGGACCCGGACGGGCGCACCGTCGTCTCGGTGGTCACCACGGGCGGGGGCCTGGGCCGCATGCTGATGGGGAACCGCAGCTTCGACGTGGTCGACGGTGACGACGGCCGCGTGCTCTTCCGCCTCGCCGACCCGGCCACGTTCGGCCGCGACCGCTTCGCGATCCTGGACGCCGACGGGCTGCCCCTCGCCCACCTCGTCCGCCAGATCGCGTTCCTGCGGACGTCCGTGGGCGTCGAGGTCGTGGACGGCACGTGCTTCGCGGTGACCGGCGACCTGTGGGACCACGACTACGCCATGACCGTGGGCCAGCAGCCGATCGCCCGCGTGACCGCGCGGTTCGGAGGTGTCATGAACGCCCTGGCCGGACGCTCGCGGTACGAGATGCGCCTGGACCCCGGCATGCCGCCCGTGGTGCGCTGCGCCGTGCTCGGCACGGCCATCGCCCTCGACCTGATCCGGGCCAAGGACCGGCGCAGCAACAGCTGAGTCCGCCGAGCGCGCGGCCGTCTCGACGGCGCCTCCGGGGCGTGCCTTGACCCCTCCCGTAGGATTCGACGGTGGACTTCGGAGCGTACGGACGGCTGTTGCAGGACCCTCGGATCCGCCATCTGCTGGCGGTGGGGTTCATCGCCCGCTTCCCGCACACCGCGGCCGGGGTGATCCTCACCCTCCACGTGGCTCTCACGCTGGGGCTGGGCTACGGCCAGGCCGGCCTGGCCGGGGCGGCGATGACGCTGGGCATCGCAGTGGGCTCGCCGTGGCGGGGCCGCGTGGTGGACGCGAAGGGGCTGCGCCGTGCACTGTTGCCCTCCGTGATCGCGGAGGCGGTGATCTGGCCGATCGTCCCGTGGCTGCCGTTCTGGCCGATGCTCCTGGCCGTGTTCCTGGGCGGCGTGTTCTCGCTGCCGATCTTCTCCGTCGTCCGGCAGGGACTCGGCGTGCTCACCCACGGCAAGGACCGGCAGACGGCCTTCGCTCTGGACTCCATCGTCACGGAGACGATCTTCATGATGGGCCCGGCGCTGGGCGCCGTCGTCGCGGCCACGTGGTCGAGCGCCCTCGGCCTGACCATCGTCGGCCTCTCCAGCGCGCTGGGCGGCATCCTGCTGATGTGGTTCAACCCGCCCACGCGCTCGAGTCAGCTGGCCGTCGTCGGGCCGGCGACCGAGGACCCGTACACCGAGGAGCAGGACCGTCAGGAGGCGATCGCCCAGGCGGTGACCGCCGCGCCCATGCACGTGGAGATGGCCGCCCCCAGCCTGGCCACCGGCGCGCTGCCGGCGATCACCGAGGCCATCCCGATCGTCACCGGGGCGCTGCCGGTGATCGCCGCGGACGGCTCCGGGCCGACGACGGCGCCGCGCCGGGCCCGGGCCGAGCGGCTGCGGCAGTGGCGGCGGAGCCACTTCTCCTGGGTTGGGTCGGAGGTGCTCGGCGTGCTCGTGGTGTCGATGGCGGCCGGGATCGTCATGGTCGGCACCGAGGTCTCGATGGTGGCCGAGCTGGAGTCGCAGGGCGCCGCGGCGTCGGTGGGTCTGGTGTACGCGTTCTGGTGCGGTGCCTCCGCCGTGGGCGGGCTGTTCTACGGGGCCTGGGGTCGCCAGGTGCACCCGTACCTGCTGATGGCGCTGTTCGCCGTGGCGACGGTGCCGCTCGCGCTCGTGGACGGGGTGTGGGCGCTCGCGCTGGCCTCGATCCCCTCGGGTCTGCTGACGGCGCCGACCCTGGCCTCGGCCTCGTCGCGGCTGTCGCACCTCGTGGAGGAGGAGCGGCGTGGCGAGGCGATGGGCTTCTACGGCTCGGCCATGACCGCGGGCGCCGCGATGGGCGCCCCGCTGGCCGGCGTGTTCATCGACGGCATCGCCCCGTCCGCGGGCTACGTGTTCGCTGCGGCCGCGGGCTTCGTGCTCGTGCTGCTGGCCGCCCTGGCGACGGCGGCGCGCGGGCGGCGCTCCGCCTGAGTCGGGCCCGCTCCGCGGCTCAGGCCAGGAGCTCGTGGATGCGGCGGACCAGCACGGCGGTGAGGTCCGCGTCGAAGTCCGCGGTGGAGGAGTCCATGAACAGGTGCCAGTCCGTGTCGTACTCGAAGAGGTCGGCGGGGCGGTCCGGGTGCTCGGCGGTGGCCGCGTAGGAACGGGCTGTCTCGAGGTCGCCCTCGAGGGCCCAGGGGTCGCGGGCGCCGAGGTGGATCTGCAGGGCGGTGTGGGGCTGCCAGAGCGGGGCGTAGGCGTCGAGGGCCTCGGCGCCGGCGATGGCGATGCACGCGCGGAAGCCGGGGACCACCTGGGCGGCACGCCAGGCGGGCATCACGCCCAGGCTGATGCCCGCGACGACGGAGGCCTCCTGGTGCTCGGCACACGCCCGCATGCCGCGCCGGCCGATCTCCTCGAAGCCGATCTGCTGGGCGTGGGCGACACCCTCGTCCACGGTGGCGAAGGTGCGGCCGTCGTAGAGGTCAGGGGTGTGGACGGTGCGACCGCCGGCGGCGATCTGTTCGGCGAGCGTGCGCACGCCGTCCGTGAGACCGAGGGCGTGGTGGAAGAGGATGATCTGCGCCATGGGTCAGAGCGTAGACCGCGGTGAGCGGCTGCCCCATCGTGGGGGTGTGTGAGCGGGGGCGAAGACGTGAGGTGGCTCGCGTCTGTCGCCACGGGTGAGTTGGCGCTCATTGCGTGGAGGGCAAGCGCAGTGCTTCCCCGACTGGTGCCCTGGGTTCTCGTCTCGGCGGCCCCAGGACAGCACCGTCTCAGTCTTCACGTCGCGCGGTCGGAGACTGCGCGAGCGAGCGGCGAGGAATCTTCTGCATGAGTGCCGAGGCACTCGTGCGATCGGTCACGGGGCTGCTCGAGGCAGGAGCGGGCAGCGGCCTCCTGGCCTCATCCGTCCTGCGACCTTCGGGACGTCTTCGCCGGACGATGCCGCGGCCGCTTCGGACGTACGGCGACGAAGGGGCGCCCTGTCCGACTGCTCCTGGCGACCTCGACCACGGCATCCACGTTCGACGGAGGACGGGAGAACGTCTCGCCGGGTGGACGTCGGAGCTGAGTCCACCGTTCCGCTGCGGTCACACGGGAATCGCCGTCAGTGCGGTCACGCCGGGGCGGGAGACGCGAGCTGGCAGGGCATGCCGGGTTCGGGGACGGCGGGACTGATGTGCACGGCCCGCCCCGGCAGGGGCTCGACCTCGGTCAGCCGGGGCCAGATGAGCCGGTGCTCGGCGTTCGTCCCGGCCGGCACGAAGAAGCGGTGGGGCAGGTGCAGCAGCAGCCGGCCCGTCGCCAGCTCGCGGCCGCCGAACACCGCCAAACGCAGCCCGGCGGCCGCCGGACGGCCGAGCCAGTCGTGCACGTCCTCCTCGACCGTGCGGTAGGTGTCCCCGACGCGCAGGCCGGACCACGCGTTCCAGCCCGTGATCACCGCCGTGCCGCCCGCGGCCGCGAGCTCGCGCAGGCGGGCCAGGACGGCCTCACCGGCCCCCTCGGCGTCCGGGGTCAGCACCGGCGTCCCGGACCGCGCGGCCGTCGCGGCCTCCCCGGTGCCGTCCAGCACGGCCACCGGCCGGCCGCTGCGCATCGCCACCTCGACGACGGCGGCCAGCGTCTCCGCGCGACCGCCCGCGGCCTCGACGATCCATGCCGTGCGTCCCTCCGCGCCGGTCGGCCACCGCCAGGGACGGTGCCGGCCGTGGGCCGCGTCGTCGAGCAGGGCCAGGGCCGTGGCCTCGGCCCGGCGAGCGCGGTCCGGCACCCAGCGCTCCGGCAGGGCGGGGGTGACCACGGGCGGGGGTGTGGGCCAGTCACCCGCCGCGTAGTTCTCCACCAGGACCGAGACGACGGCCTCCCAGGGGGCGACGGCCGGGGCGGCCGCGGCCTCGCCCAGCCGCCGCCACACGGGCGTGCCGCCGTCGACCGTCCACTGGGATGCGCGGAACGAGACCGTCGGGCGCCCCGCCGTCGAGAGGATCGCGGAGCCGGGGCGACGCGGGTCGAGCCGGGCCGCGGCGGCCGTGCCCACGAGGTCCCACGACTCCTGCTCCGTCGCGGTGCGCAGGGCGATCGTGCTGCCCAGGTTCGAGCGCAGGTCCGAGCCCACCGCACCCGTGGCCCGCTGCGTGGCCAGGATGAGGTGGAAGCCGAGGGAACGGCCCGTGGCGGCCAGACGCTGCAGGACGGCGGCCGCGTCCGGGTGGTCGTCCACGAGCACGCGCAGTTCGTCGATCGCCACGACGAGCCGAGGCAGCGCCGCGTCCGGATGGCGGCGACGGAAACCGGGATAGTCGCTGACCCCGGCCTCTGCGAAGAGGGCCTCGCGGCGATGCAGCTCCGCCCGGATGGCGCTCAGCGCCCGCAACGAGGCCGTTCCCACGTGGTTGGTCTCCAGGCTCATCGTGTGGGGGAGCGCGCCCAGCGGACCGAACGACGCGCCGCCCTTGAAGTCCAGCAGCAGGAACGCGACCTCGGCCGGCGGGTGGTGCGCCGCAGCCCCCAGCAGGAGGGACAGCAGGAGATCCGACTTCCCGGATCCCGTGGTGCCCGCGATGAGCAGGTGCGGCCCGTCGGCGGCCAGGTCCATCTCGACGACGCCCGTCTCGTCGCCGCTACGGGCGAGGGTCACGGTGAGCCCGTCGACGGCATCGCGGGCGCCCACCTGCCCCGGTGGTGTGAGCGTGCCGTCGCCGTCGTCGGTGGGCAGCAGGCCGAGGTCCACGACGTCGTCGGCCAGCTCGGTCAGCCAGGCGACCAGGGTGCCGTCGGCGAGGCCGTCGGCGGCCACGTCCTCGAAGCGCTGCTGTTCGGCCGGGACCACGACGGTGCGCCCGCGCAGGTCGACGACGGCGTCCCCCGGCGCAGGCGGCGGCCCGGTGAAGTCGTACCGCGTCCAGGGCAGAACCGTCCGGCCCGTGGGCGTCGTCCCCGCGTCGTCGCCGATGGCGGCCCGCCACGCTCGCCACGCCGGATCCAGTGCCGCGTCCTCAGGAGCCGACACCAGCAGCCGCGGGCCGGACCCGCCCGACCACCAGGTGCGGCGGACTCCACCGGCCTCCACCACGAACGCGCCGTCGGCGGCCACCGCGTGCCGCAGGAGCTGGAACACCGCCCACCGGCAGGCCCCGGCCACATCGCGCGGCGGCCCGAGCACGACGACGCGCGACTCCGGCGGTGACGTCGTCATCACGGTGCGCCGCGACGTGACGGCCTCCACCCATGCCTCGTCCGGGTCGTCCCGCGACAGGGACAGCGCCCCGACGCCGGAACCCCACGAGACCGCCACGGCCTCGTCGGCCCCCGACGTCAGCCCGAAGCGGTCCGTCGCGCCGGAGCGGACGGCGCGGGCCACCGCACCGGGGCTCAGTGCCGCCTGAGCCCGCCGGCGCACGACCGCGTCCGCGCGGGCGGCGAGCAGCCGCGCATGCCGCAGCCGGGTACGGCGCTGCATCGCCAGCATGACCAGCGCCACCGTCACGGACAGCACACCGAACAGCAGGAACACCGGGTTGCCCATCATCAGGACCAGGGCGACCCCGAGCACCAGCGGGCCCAGGGCCGCCACCAGCGGGATCACGACGGACTGCCGGGCCGGTGGGGATCCGAGGTCGACGGCGGGCGGCTCCGGCGTGACCGGCCGCGGCAGGGCGGCCCCGGGCCCGCGGACCAGGCCCAGGGCGGTCCGGCCCACAGGGAGCGGGCTGCGGCCGTCCCACAGGCGTCCGGTGTCCCGAGGACCGTCGTGGACGTGCAGCCCGGTGGGCGCGAGCCGCAGACGCATCGGCCGCGACGGGGCAGAGGGGTCGTCCAGCAGCAGCCGCGCCCCGCCGCGTCCCGTGCTCAACCCGCCCTCCCCCAGAGGGACGAGGCGGCCGGCGTCGGGTCCGTGCTCGGTGACCACCGCGAGCTCCGGCCCCCGGGCCGGTGCACTCCCGACCCGTTCCGCGTACGTCACGCTGCGCGGCCCGGCAGCGCACCGGTGCAGCGACCGGGCGGGAAAACGTTCCCGCACCGCCCGGTCCTGCTCGTCCGCGTCGGCGGGGAAGTGCTCCACCCGCCATGTCTCGGGAGCGGCCCCGCCCAGGATCCGCACGCTCCAGGCCATCCCCGCCCCTCCCTCCCGAGACCGGCGACCGGCCCGTCCGGCCGCCTGGGGACGACCCTGCCACGGCCTGATGGCGGTTCGGGCGGCCTGTGGACAACTCCCCGTCGAACGGGACCGCCGCCACGTTGTCCACAGTCATGGTGTCCTGGACCACACGCATCGACGGAACGGGGTATCTTCCTGATCGAGACATGTGCGGCGCTGGGGATGGCGCCGAATCGGGCACAGGAGGGACACGTGGATGCGGTGCGCATTCTCGAGGACGAGATCCGGGAGATCGTCCGGCGGCAGGGCATCGACCCGCAGCGTGAGCACGCCCGGGTCCTGACGCTCATCCAGGACGCGGCCGCGGACTACGAGTCCCGCGCGATGGTCAGCTCGCTGCCGGACCTGGAGGATCCCGTGGCGGCGCGGCAGGACCTGTTCGACCGCATCGCGGGCCTCGGGCCGCTCCAGCGGCTCATGGACGATCCCTCCGTGGAGGAGATCTGGCTGAACGCGCCGGACGCCGTCTACTGCGCGCGGTCCGGCCGCTCCGAGCTGACGGGCATCGTCCTGACCGAGGAGGAGGTGCAGGACCTCGTCGAAGTCATGTTGAAGTCCTCGGGCCGGCGGCTGGACCTGTCGATGCCGTTCGTCGACGCGGCCCTGCCAGACGGTTCGCGCCTGCACGTGGCCATCCCCGACATCACGCGGCGGCACTGGGCCGTGAACATCCGGAAGTTCATCGCCCGGGCGCGCCGGCTGGACGACCTCGTCCGGGGCGGTTCCCTCACTCCGACGGCGGCCCGCTTCCTGGACGCGGCCGTGGACGCGGGCATGAACATCCTCGTCAGCGGGGCCACCCAGGCGGGCAAGACCACCCTGCTCAACTGCCTGGCTTCGGCCATCGGCCCGCGGGAGCGGGTGATCACCGTGGAGGAGATCTTCGAGCTGCAGATCCCGGTGCGCGACGTCGTCGGGCTGCAGTGCCGCCAGCCGAACCTGGAGGGCCACGGCGAGATCCCGCTGCGTCGCCTCGTCAAGGAGGCGCTGCGGATGCGCCCGGACCGCCTGATCGTCGGCGAGGTGCGCGAGGCCGAGGCGCTGGACATGCTCGTCGCTCTGAACTCCGGCCTGGCCGGCATGTGCACGATCCACGCGAACTCGGCCGCGGACGCGCTCACGAAGCTCTGCACGCTGCCGCTGCTGGCCGGGGAGAACATCTCCCGGGA is from Micrococcus luteus NCTC 2665 and encodes:
- a CDS encoding dienelactone hydrolase family protein, whose amino-acid sequence is MAQIILFHHALGLTDGVRTLAEQIAAGGRTVHTPDLYDGRTFATVDEGVAHAQQIGFEEIGRRGMRACAEHQEASVVAGISLGVMPAWRAAQVVPGFRACIAIAGAEALDAYAPLWQPHTALQIHLGARDPWALEGDLETARSYAATAEHPDRPADLFEYDTDWHLFMDSSTADFDADLTAVLVRRIHELLA
- a CDS encoding CpaF family protein, which gives rise to MDAVRILEDEIREIVRRQGIDPQREHARVLTLIQDAAADYESRAMVSSLPDLEDPVAARQDLFDRIAGLGPLQRLMDDPSVEEIWLNAPDAVYCARSGRSELTGIVLTEEEVQDLVEVMLKSSGRRLDLSMPFVDAALPDGSRLHVAIPDITRRHWAVNIRKFIARARRLDDLVRGGSLTPTAARFLDAAVDAGMNILVSGATQAGKTTLLNCLASAIGPRERVITVEEIFELQIPVRDVVGLQCRQPNLEGHGEIPLRRLVKEALRMRPDRLIVGEVREAEALDMLVALNSGLAGMCTIHANSAADALTKLCTLPLLAGENISRDFVVPTVATCIDVVVHCERDRQGRRRVREILTVGSRVEGGVIETSALFQRDAEGDLRLNEGANLEFEALARRGVDVHELVGLR
- a CDS encoding LURP-one-related/scramblase family protein — protein: MSPAFDAGRLAHTDVLILQQVTSFLSNDIQVTDPDGRTVVSVVTTGGGLGRMLMGNRSFDVVDGDDGRVLFRLADPATFGRDRFAILDADGLPLAHLVRQIAFLRTSVGVEVVDGTCFAVTGDLWDHDYAMTVGQQPIARVTARFGGVMNALAGRSRYEMRLDPGMPPVVRCAVLGTAIALDLIRAKDRRSNS
- a CDS encoding FtsK/SpoIIIE domain-containing protein, with protein sequence MAWSVRILGGAAPETWRVEHFPADADEQDRAVRERFPARSLHRCAAGPRSVTYAERVGSAPARGPELAVVTEHGPDAGRLVPLGEGGLSTGRGGARLLLDDPSAPSRPMRLRLAPTGLHVHDGPRDTGRLWDGRSPLPVGRTALGLVRGPGAALPRPVTPEPPAVDLGSPPARQSVVIPLVAALGPLVLGVALVLMMGNPVFLLFGVLSVTVALVMLAMQRRTRLRHARLLAARADAVVRRRAQAALSPGAVARAVRSGATDRFGLTSGADEAVAVSWGSGVGALSLSRDDPDEAWVEAVTSRRTVMTTSPPESRVVVLGPPRDVAGACRWAVFQLLRHAVAADGAFVVEAGGVRRTWWSGGSGPRLLVSAPEDAALDPAWRAWRAAIGDDAGTTPTGRTVLPWTRYDFTGPPPAPGDAVVDLRGRTVVVPAEQQRFEDVAADGLADGTLVAWLTELADDVVDLGLLPTDDGDGTLTPPGQVGARDAVDGLTVTLARSGDETGVVEMDLAADGPHLLIAGTTGSGKSDLLLSLLLGAAAHHPPAEVAFLLLDFKGGASFGPLGALPHTMSLETNHVGTASLRALSAIRAELHRREALFAEAGVSDYPGFRRRHPDAALPRLVVAIDELRVLVDDHPDAAAVLQRLAATGRSLGFHLILATQRATGAVGSDLRSNLGSTIALRTATEQESWDLVGTAAAARLDPRRPGSAILSTAGRPTVSFRASQWTVDGGTPVWRRLGEAAAAPAVAPWEAVVSVLVENYAAGDWPTPPPVVTPALPERWVPDRARRAEATALALLDDAAHGRHRPWRWPTGAEGRTAWIVEAAGGRAETLAAVVEVAMRSGRPVAVLDGTGEAATAARSGTPVLTPDAEGAGEAVLARLRELAAAGGTAVITGWNAWSGLRVGDTYRTVEEDVHDWLGRPAAAGLRLAVFGGRELATGRLLLHLPHRFFVPAGTNAEHRLIWPRLTEVEPLPGRAVHISPAVPEPGMPCQLASPAPA
- a CDS encoding MFS transporter, yielding MDFGAYGRLLQDPRIRHLLAVGFIARFPHTAAGVILTLHVALTLGLGYGQAGLAGAAMTLGIAVGSPWRGRVVDAKGLRRALLPSVIAEAVIWPIVPWLPFWPMLLAVFLGGVFSLPIFSVVRQGLGVLTHGKDRQTAFALDSIVTETIFMMGPALGAVVAATWSSALGLTIVGLSSALGGILLMWFNPPTRSSQLAVVGPATEDPYTEEQDRQEAIAQAVTAAPMHVEMAAPSLATGALPAITEAIPIVTGALPVIAADGSGPTTAPRRARAERLRQWRRSHFSWVGSEVLGVLVVSMAAGIVMVGTEVSMVAELESQGAAASVGLVYAFWCGASAVGGLFYGAWGRQVHPYLLMALFAVATVPLALVDGVWALALASIPSGLLTAPTLASASSRLSHLVEEERRGEAMGFYGSAMTAGAAMGAPLAGVFIDGIAPSAGYVFAAAAGFVLVLLAALATAARGRRSA